From the Natrarchaeobaculum aegyptiacum genome, one window contains:
- a CDS encoding CbiX/SirB N-terminal domain-containing protein, producing the protein MHALVVAAHGSHLNPGASEPTYAHADAIRAVDAFDEVREAFWKEEPHFREVLRTLESDVVYVVPLFISEGYFTERVIPRELRLEGWDPGLWNSDGTSAESVTLEAEDVGKTVHYCGPVGTHDAMTDVIVERAERVTGDPDVGDGVSLAVVGHGTERNENSAKAIEYHVDRIRERDRFEEVHALFMDEEPDVDDVTDYVDCEDVVLVPLFVADGYHTQEDIPEDVGLTDDYREGWAVPADVDGHHVWYAGAVGTEDLLAAVLLERAADAGADVDAALEALTATQTQATASDSGQPAERTETEPIGDSGSNDD; encoded by the coding sequence ATGCACGCCCTCGTCGTCGCGGCGCACGGATCGCACCTGAACCCCGGGGCGTCCGAACCCACGTACGCCCACGCCGACGCTATCCGGGCGGTCGACGCGTTCGACGAGGTCCGCGAGGCGTTCTGGAAGGAAGAACCCCACTTTCGTGAGGTGCTCCGAACCCTCGAGTCAGATGTCGTCTACGTCGTTCCCCTGTTCATCAGCGAGGGCTACTTCACCGAGCGCGTCATCCCGCGGGAACTCCGCCTCGAAGGCTGGGATCCCGGGTTGTGGAACTCCGACGGCACGAGCGCCGAGAGCGTCACGCTCGAGGCCGAAGACGTCGGGAAGACGGTCCACTACTGCGGACCGGTCGGGACCCACGACGCGATGACCGACGTGATCGTCGAGCGCGCCGAACGCGTCACGGGAGATCCGGACGTCGGCGACGGCGTTTCCCTCGCGGTCGTCGGCCACGGCACCGAGCGCAACGAGAATTCGGCGAAGGCGATCGAGTACCACGTCGATCGAATCCGCGAACGAGATCGGTTCGAGGAAGTCCACGCGCTGTTCATGGACGAGGAACCGGACGTCGACGACGTCACCGACTACGTCGACTGCGAGGACGTCGTCCTCGTGCCGCTGTTCGTCGCCGACGGCTACCACACCCAGGAGGATATCCCCGAGGACGTCGGCCTCACGGACGATTACCGGGAAGGGTGGGCGGTCCCGGCCGACGTCGACGGCCACCACGTCTGGTACGCTGGTGCCGTCGGCACCGAGGACCTGCTCGCGGCCGTTCTCCTCGAGCGCGCGGCCGACGCCGGGGCCGACGTCGACGCGGCGCTCGAGGCCCTGACCGCTACCCAGACGCAGGCGACCGCGTCCGATAGCGGTCAGCCAGCCGAACGAACGGAAACGGAACCGATCGGCGATTCGGGGTCGAACGATGACTGA
- a CDS encoding ABC transporter permease subunit has protein sequence MRWFPLAREEARALVTAKGVWLLALALPLWTYRPTYDTWDALGSNMTIGFVQYGAAVLLPLAAIALCYRTVVGERADGRLKIVLGLPLTRGDVLLGKLVGRTIGIAIPSLVALGLVTVVGVVRFGFFDPLRYLAVLSVTLLYLATLVSIVVSVSAIAERAATVAATLFVGLLVVFELLWREVATMLYSRLTGVPVTLYDPPADGRLFLLDRLSPSGAYNTVTNWLLETGNSAAFHNSVVSELQPGTGVNVLVVDTTFDSGTVPWYLHESGGLVILFAWGLVPLAIAYYRFDRGDLA, from the coding sequence ATGCGATGGTTCCCGCTCGCGCGCGAAGAGGCCAGAGCGCTCGTGACCGCCAAGGGCGTCTGGCTACTCGCGCTCGCCCTCCCGTTGTGGACGTATCGGCCCACCTACGACACCTGGGACGCACTCGGTTCGAATATGACGATCGGGTTCGTCCAGTACGGTGCTGCAGTCCTGTTGCCACTGGCTGCGATCGCGCTGTGTTATCGGACGGTCGTCGGGGAGCGAGCCGATGGACGACTGAAAATCGTTCTCGGATTACCGCTCACGCGCGGCGACGTGTTACTGGGGAAACTCGTCGGCCGGACGATCGGAATCGCGATTCCGTCACTCGTGGCCCTCGGCCTCGTGACCGTCGTCGGTGTCGTGCGATTCGGATTCTTCGATCCACTTCGATATCTGGCGGTTCTGTCCGTGACGCTGCTGTACCTCGCGACGCTCGTCTCGATCGTCGTCAGCGTCTCGGCGATCGCCGAACGGGCAGCGACGGTCGCGGCGACGCTGTTCGTCGGACTGCTCGTGGTGTTCGAACTGCTCTGGCGAGAAGTGGCGACGATGCTGTACTCGAGGCTGACCGGCGTTCCGGTCACCCTGTACGATCCGCCTGCCGACGGCCGGCTGTTTCTGCTGGATCGACTCTCACCGTCGGGTGCCTACAACACCGTGACGAACTGGCTGCTCGAGACCGGGAACTCGGCTGCGTTTCACAACAGCGTCGTGAGTGAACTCCAGCCGGGGACCGGGGTAAACGTCCTCGTGGTCGACACCACTTTCGATAGCGGCACTGTCCCGTGGTATCTCCACGAGTCGGGCGGGCTGGTCATCCTTTTCGCCTGGGGACTGGTGCCACTTGCGATCGCCTACTACCGGTTCGATCGAGGTGACCTCGCGTGA
- a CDS encoding Rid family detoxifying hydrolase, producing the protein MKRTVETDDAPAAVGAYSQATTDDSLLFTAGQIPATPDGDILSDEPIDVQTEQALDNVLAILEAEGASADDLLKVTIFLDDIDDFEVVNETYATYFEDEPPARSAFEVAALPKGVGIEIEAVASLE; encoded by the coding sequence ATGAAACGCACCGTCGAAACCGACGACGCACCGGCCGCAGTCGGCGCGTACAGCCAGGCGACTACCGACGACTCCCTGCTCTTTACCGCCGGCCAGATCCCGGCGACCCCCGACGGCGACATTCTGTCGGACGAACCGATCGACGTCCAGACCGAACAGGCCCTCGACAACGTCCTGGCCATTCTCGAGGCCGAAGGCGCGAGCGCCGACGACCTCCTGAAGGTGACCATCTTCCTCGACGACATCGACGACTTCGAGGTCGTGAACGAAACCTACGCAACCTACTTCGAGGACGAACCACCAGCCCGCAGTGCCTTCGAGGTCGCCGCCCTCCCGAAAGGCGTCGGTATCGAGATCGAAGCCGTCGCGAGCCTCGAGTAG
- a CDS encoding DUF2797 domain-containing protein, producing MQLVGYEPSGRGAALLVADDAGLERRPLEAGDDLSYTLGERRCAGVIDGDEHLPCDRPATPYCEYHTSTWVCARCTGTCLKDEMDCYQTHAVYVAAFAPDTFKVGVTKLERLETRLREQGADRAAHVHTVSNGRIARELEAEIAEWLVDRVRTGPKVTSLAAAVDEPAWETVLSAFDVIDRFSFDYGLALETQPVQETIATGTVRGVKGRLLVLENGGTTYAVDMRDLVGYELEDGTAGPSRQSSLGSFG from the coding sequence GTGCAACTGGTCGGGTACGAACCGAGCGGCCGCGGGGCCGCACTGCTGGTCGCCGATGACGCGGGCCTCGAGCGACGGCCACTCGAGGCCGGCGACGACCTCTCCTATACCCTCGGTGAGCGACGCTGTGCCGGCGTGATCGACGGCGACGAACACCTCCCGTGTGATCGTCCGGCGACACCGTACTGCGAGTACCACACCAGCACCTGGGTCTGCGCTCGCTGTACCGGCACCTGCCTCAAAGACGAGATGGACTGCTACCAGACCCACGCCGTCTACGTCGCCGCGTTCGCCCCCGACACGTTCAAAGTCGGCGTCACCAAACTCGAGCGTCTGGAGACCCGTCTCCGGGAACAGGGTGCCGACCGGGCCGCCCACGTCCACACCGTCTCGAACGGGCGGATCGCCCGCGAACTCGAGGCCGAAATCGCCGAGTGGCTCGTCGACCGGGTTCGTACGGGCCCGAAAGTGACCTCGCTGGCCGCGGCCGTCGACGAGCCAGCGTGGGAAACCGTCCTCTCGGCGTTCGACGTCATCGACCGCTTTTCGTTCGACTACGGCCTCGCCCTCGAGACTCAGCCCGTCCAGGAGACCATCGCCACGGGAACCGTCCGCGGCGTCAAGGGACGACTGCTCGTCCTCGAGAACGGCGGTACCACCTACGCCGTCGACATGCGCGACCTCGTCGGCTACGAACTCGAGGACGGAACGGCAGGGCCGAGCCGACAGTCATCGCTCGGCTCGTTCGGGTGA
- a CDS encoding BsuPI-related putative proteinase inhibitor — protein MSLEGALEASVSSAPTGPEPDTPDSRAVEFAFTVRNEGSETVELSFSDAASAEFVVYEDGEEVWRFTEGRMFAQLLSRERLEPGDARTYRERWEDPRPGEYAVIATLRAAESDCQARATVSVPE, from the coding sequence ATGTCACTCGAGGGAGCGCTCGAGGCGTCGGTCTCCTCAGCACCGACCGGTCCAGAACCGGACACCCCCGATTCACGAGCCGTCGAGTTCGCGTTCACCGTCCGAAACGAGGGAAGCGAGACGGTCGAACTCTCGTTTTCGGACGCAGCGAGCGCTGAGTTCGTGGTCTACGAGGACGGCGAGGAAGTCTGGCGGTTCACCGAGGGTCGGATGTTCGCCCAGTTGCTCAGTCGGGAGCGACTCGAGCCGGGTGACGCGAGAACCTACCGTGAGCGGTGGGAGGACCCCCGGCCGGGTGAGTACGCGGTGATCGCGACCCTCCGGGCGGCAGAGTCGGACTGTCAGGCGCGAGCGACGGTTTCGGTTCCAGAGTGA
- a CDS encoding DR2241 family protein, whose protein sequence is MTDSSRLADALPEALERADGELAFDGLRFARTGDRDEKSDAYVLEVPSADPLVLDVDSLADALEADAVRPYVTNWAYWHRVGGPGTYRRAFLRWCERAPIHDVLERVATGDPLTVPDRYEALADGIDRTWGELSITSRLPEPSAWDGERVYDLWHVEDAGADVADLEVYDDPTAARDIATYDDDGRYRPLKTAPSLPAGWAFTGLSGSELVETVERFYPATVANWHQELRGDLDVDHWLETAARQTGIFDVVDELPREAVDWMVEACCVDSQCLRRREWHYTDDDELSVDGGDQPFPCREPCSLVIAAARQWAILESETERTYELELTPSEVNQLSALIDAVADDRLDEIREADVGDGANRYRARYLRAKRFGGNGLEPSEK, encoded by the coding sequence ATGACTGACTCGAGTCGGCTCGCCGACGCCCTGCCCGAGGCCCTCGAGCGCGCAGACGGAGAACTCGCGTTCGACGGCCTGCGGTTCGCTCGCACGGGCGATAGAGACGAAAAAAGTGACGCATACGTACTCGAGGTCCCGAGCGCCGACCCGCTGGTTCTGGACGTAGACTCGCTCGCTGACGCCCTCGAGGCCGACGCGGTTCGCCCGTACGTGACCAACTGGGCGTACTGGCACCGCGTCGGTGGGCCCGGAACCTATCGCCGGGCGTTCCTCCGGTGGTGTGAACGTGCGCCGATTCACGACGTTCTCGAACGTGTTGCGACTGGCGATCCCCTCACTGTCCCCGATCGGTACGAGGCGCTCGCCGACGGCATCGATCGAACCTGGGGCGAACTCTCGATCACCAGCCGTCTTCCGGAGCCGTCTGCGTGGGACGGCGAACGCGTCTACGATCTCTGGCACGTCGAGGATGCCGGGGCGGACGTTGCGGACCTCGAGGTGTACGACGATCCGACCGCCGCTCGAGATATCGCCACGTACGACGACGATGGACGCTACCGGCCACTGAAAACCGCGCCGTCGCTCCCCGCCGGGTGGGCGTTCACCGGCCTCTCGGGATCCGAACTCGTCGAGACCGTCGAACGGTTCTACCCGGCGACGGTCGCCAACTGGCACCAGGAACTGCGCGGTGATCTCGACGTCGACCACTGGCTCGAGACGGCAGCGCGCCAGACTGGCATCTTCGACGTGGTCGACGAACTCCCCCGCGAGGCCGTCGACTGGATGGTCGAAGCCTGCTGCGTCGACTCCCAGTGTCTCCGGCGTCGCGAGTGGCACTACACCGACGACGACGAGCTTTCCGTCGACGGCGGCGACCAGCCGTTTCCCTGCCGCGAACCCTGTTCGCTCGTGATCGCTGCCGCACGCCAGTGGGCGATCCTCGAGTCAGAGACCGAGCGAACGTACGAACTCGAACTCACGCCGAGTGAGGTGAACCAGCTCTCTGCGCTGATCGACGCCGTCGCGGACGACCGACTCGACGAGATTCGAGAGGCGGACGTCGGCGACGGTGCGAATCGATATCGAGCACGCTACCTGCGCGCCAAGCGGTTCGGTGGGAATGGCCTCGAGCCGTCGGAGAAGTGA
- a CDS encoding DUF7524 family protein produces MPGTEITVHVNRGAANTLESDLEAIETDRKLSVVLRGHERPAHVHCRLDGDLDRIATIDQTNHYIGPGDVTTVPIDVDGAAIDDPIEGRVEVVTGYGSESLGIDVTLRPPREIDVDESLSRPSRRRSQPGSNDDADGSGNGGRSLEDVLLALGLDSTTLAVIGLGAFALLVAVATAATVGGMAALIGLVFVLVGVGIAIWLVLGRETAKA; encoded by the coding sequence GTGCCCGGGACCGAGATCACCGTCCACGTCAACCGCGGCGCCGCGAACACGCTCGAGTCGGACCTCGAGGCGATCGAGACCGACCGCAAGTTGAGCGTGGTCTTGCGCGGTCACGAGCGGCCGGCACACGTCCACTGCCGGCTCGACGGTGACCTCGACCGGATCGCGACGATCGACCAGACGAACCACTACATCGGCCCGGGAGACGTCACGACGGTCCCGATCGACGTCGACGGCGCTGCGATCGACGACCCGATCGAAGGTCGCGTCGAAGTCGTCACCGGCTACGGTTCGGAGTCGCTCGGAATCGACGTCACCCTGCGACCGCCCAGAGAAATCGACGTCGACGAATCGCTGAGTCGCCCATCACGACGCCGGTCCCAGCCGGGATCGAACGACGACGCCGATGGGAGCGGAAACGGGGGCCGATCGCTCGAGGACGTCCTGCTCGCACTCGGCCTCGATTCGACGACCCTCGCGGTCATCGGGCTCGGCGCGTTCGCGCTGCTCGTCGCGGTTGCGACGGCAGCGACTGTCGGCGGGATGGCCGCCCTGATCGGACTCGTGTTCGTCCTCGTCGGCGTGGGTATCGCGATCTGGCTCGTCCTCGGTCGTGAAACGGCCAAGGCATAG
- a CDS encoding OBG GTPase family GTP-binding protein, which yields MGLEEEIEKIEEEIANTPYNKSTEAHIGRLKSKLAEKKEKLQNQSSAGGGTGYSVEKHGDATVALVGFPSVGKSSLLNALTNAESETGSYEFTTLDVNPGMLQHRGANIQMLDVPGLIEGAASGRGDGQQVLAVVRNADLIVFVLSVFEIDQYDRLQEELYDINIRVDQQPPRVTVRPKVKDGIKITSSTEQDLDEQTIGDVLREHGYVNADVNLQENVTIDRLVDGLMENREYIPSITCVNKVDLIEPSYKETVDEQLRERDLDPEEVTFISAAKEKGLEALKDRIWENLGLIRVYMDKPGRGVDWEEPLVVEEGTTVGEAIEKLGGEMEARFRFARVSGPSATHDEQQVGTEHVLEDEDVLKLILRR from the coding sequence ATGGGGCTCGAGGAGGAGATCGAGAAGATCGAAGAGGAGATCGCCAACACGCCCTACAACAAGTCGACGGAGGCCCACATCGGCCGGCTGAAGTCGAAGCTCGCGGAGAAAAAAGAGAAGCTCCAGAACCAGAGCTCCGCCGGCGGCGGTACCGGCTACTCCGTCGAGAAACACGGCGACGCCACGGTTGCGCTCGTTGGCTTCCCGAGCGTCGGCAAGTCCTCGCTGTTGAACGCCCTGACGAACGCCGAGAGCGAGACCGGCTCCTACGAGTTCACCACCCTCGACGTCAACCCCGGAATGCTCCAGCACCGCGGGGCGAACATCCAGATGCTCGACGTGCCGGGGCTGATCGAGGGGGCGGCGTCGGGTCGAGGTGACGGCCAGCAGGTGCTCGCCGTCGTCCGGAACGCCGACCTGATCGTCTTCGTCCTCTCGGTCTTCGAGATCGACCAGTACGACCGCCTGCAAGAGGAGCTGTACGACATCAACATCCGCGTCGACCAGCAGCCCCCGCGGGTGACCGTCCGCCCCAAGGTCAAAGACGGCATCAAGATCACCTCGAGCACCGAGCAGGACTTGGACGAGCAGACGATCGGCGACGTCCTTCGCGAACACGGCTACGTCAATGCCGACGTGAACCTCCAGGAGAACGTCACCATCGACCGGCTGGTCGACGGTCTGATGGAAAATCGCGAATACATCCCCTCGATCACGTGCGTGAACAAGGTCGACCTCATCGAACCCTCCTACAAGGAGACGGTCGACGAACAACTCCGCGAGCGCGACCTCGATCCAGAGGAGGTGACCTTCATCAGCGCCGCCAAGGAGAAGGGCCTCGAGGCGCTCAAAGACCGTATCTGGGAGAACCTCGGGCTGATCCGCGTCTACATGGACAAACCCGGGCGCGGTGTCGACTGGGAAGAGCCGCTGGTCGTCGAGGAAGGGACGACCGTCGGCGAGGCCATCGAAAAACTCGGCGGCGAGATGGAAGCGCGGTTCCGCTTCGCCCGCGTCAGCGGCCCAAGCGCCACCCACGACGAACAGCAGGTCGGTACCGAACACGTCCTCGAAGACGAGGACGTCCTCAAACTCATCCTCCGCCGGTAG
- the ilvA gene encoding threonine ammonia-lyase: protein MIELDDVLEARERVQKTARRTPLEHSYTYSSMTGADVHLKLENFQRTGAFKIRGATNRIATLSAEQKDAGVVTASAGNHAQGVALAATRAGVDAKIVMPEHAPIAKVKATRSYGAEVVLSGRDYDAAADRAHEIEREEDRTYVHAFDDEMVMAGQGTIGLEILEDCPNVDTVVVPIGGGGLISGIATAIKEQKPDTRVIGVQAEGASSAKESLERGERVTLEGVETIADGIATRTIGERTFEHIREYVDEIVTVSDPETAMTIVHLLERSKTVVEGAGAVPLAAVLFEKFDFDEDETIVTALCGGNIDLNTLTNVIVRGLVETGRYLKIRTVLTDRPGALEDLLEIFTAHRANIYAIHHDRTSRDVNMSDTEVEIELEMRGPDHVEAFLADMREAGYDVDVLA from the coding sequence ATGATCGAACTCGACGACGTCCTCGAGGCTCGCGAACGGGTCCAGAAGACCGCCAGGCGCACCCCGCTCGAGCACTCGTACACCTACTCGTCGATGACGGGTGCGGACGTTCACCTGAAACTCGAGAACTTCCAGCGGACCGGGGCGTTCAAGATCCGCGGTGCGACCAATCGCATCGCCACGCTTTCGGCGGAGCAGAAAGACGCCGGCGTCGTCACCGCGAGCGCGGGCAACCACGCACAGGGAGTCGCCCTTGCAGCGACGAGAGCCGGCGTCGACGCGAAGATCGTGATGCCCGAGCACGCACCCATCGCGAAGGTGAAGGCGACGCGCAGCTACGGTGCCGAGGTCGTCCTTTCGGGTCGGGATTACGACGCCGCCGCCGACCGCGCCCACGAGATCGAACGCGAGGAAGATCGAACTTACGTCCACGCGTTCGACGACGAGATGGTCATGGCCGGCCAGGGGACGATCGGCCTCGAGATCCTCGAAGACTGCCCGAACGTCGATACGGTCGTCGTCCCCATCGGCGGCGGCGGCCTCATCAGCGGTATCGCGACGGCGATCAAGGAGCAAAAACCCGACACGCGCGTCATCGGCGTCCAGGCCGAGGGGGCCTCGAGCGCCAAAGAATCGCTCGAGCGCGGCGAGCGCGTCACCCTCGAGGGCGTCGAGACGATCGCCGACGGGATCGCTACCCGCACTATCGGCGAGCGAACCTTCGAGCACATCCGTGAGTACGTCGACGAGATCGTTACCGTCTCGGACCCGGAGACCGCGATGACTATCGTCCACCTGCTCGAGCGCTCGAAGACGGTGGTCGAAGGGGCGGGGGCGGTCCCACTGGCAGCCGTCCTCTTCGAGAAGTTCGACTTCGACGAGGACGAAACGATCGTCACCGCTCTCTGTGGCGGCAACATCGACCTCAACACGCTGACGAACGTTATCGTTCGCGGGCTGGTCGAGACCGGCCGCTACCTCAAGATCCGTACCGTGCTCACGGACCGCCCCGGCGCACTCGAGGACCTCCTCGAGATCTTCACCGCCCACCGGGCGAACATCTACGCCATCCACCACGACCGGACCTCTCGAGACGTGAACATGAGCGACACCGAGGTAGAGATCGAACTCGAGATGCGCGGCCCCGACCACGTCGAGGCGTTCCTCGCAGATATGCGCGAAGCGGGGTACGACGTCGACGTGCTGGCCTAA
- a CDS encoding ABC transporter ATP-binding protein, translating into MSGREEEETTTAIETHGLTKRYGSHTAVDDLSLSVAEGEIYGFLGPNGAGKSTTIDLLMDYARPTDGTISVLEMRPRADVVDVHQRVGILPDGFTVYENRTGRDHLRLVIDTKRADDDPEGLLERVGLADAIDDDAGSYSRGMCQRLGLAMALVGDPDLLVLDEPFSGLDPHGIRTIREVAHEENDRGATVFFSSHVLGQVELVCDRIGILHEGQLVAEGTLEELRASAPVATDLDLVVDGDAERARRVAAAVDGVVGASVPSAANAATSSESGLVGTADGQTVSVRLESADRQEAVLEAVENSGVSIRRTDVTEPSIESLFVAHTDEPAIESAGER; encoded by the coding sequence GTGAGCGGACGCGAGGAAGAAGAGACGACGACGGCCATCGAAACCCACGGCCTGACGAAACGATACGGTTCCCACACGGCCGTCGACGACCTCTCCCTGTCGGTCGCCGAGGGGGAGATCTACGGCTTTCTCGGTCCCAACGGCGCGGGCAAGTCGACGACGATCGACCTCCTGATGGACTACGCGCGACCGACCGACGGGACCATCAGCGTCCTCGAGATGAGACCGCGGGCCGACGTCGTCGACGTCCACCAGCGGGTCGGTATCCTCCCGGACGGGTTTACCGTCTACGAGAACCGTACCGGTCGCGATCACCTGCGGCTCGTCATCGACACGAAACGCGCCGACGACGATCCCGAGGGACTGCTAGAGCGCGTCGGGCTTGCGGACGCGATCGACGACGACGCGGGGAGCTACTCGCGAGGGATGTGCCAGCGCCTCGGACTCGCGATGGCGCTGGTCGGCGACCCCGACCTCCTCGTCCTCGACGAACCGTTCTCCGGGCTCGACCCCCACGGGATTCGGACGATCCGCGAGGTCGCCCACGAGGAGAACGACCGCGGGGCGACGGTGTTCTTCTCGAGTCACGTCCTCGGACAGGTCGAACTCGTCTGCGACCGGATCGGGATCCTCCACGAGGGGCAACTCGTCGCCGAAGGGACGCTCGAGGAACTGCGCGCGTCGGCTCCCGTGGCGACGGATCTGGATCTCGTCGTCGACGGTGATGCCGAGCGAGCGCGCCGAGTGGCCGCCGCTGTCGATGGTGTGGTCGGAGCCTCCGTCCCCTCCGCCGCGAACGCGGCGACCTCGTCGGAATCCGGCCTCGTCGGGACGGCCGACGGCCAGACGGTGTCTGTTCGCCTCGAGTCGGCCGATCGACAGGAAGCAGTTCTCGAGGCGGTCGAGAACTCCGGCGTCTCGATCCGCCGGACGGACGTCACAGAGCCGTCGATCGAATCACTCTTCGTCGCTCACACCGACGAGCCGGCGATCGAATCTGCGGGTGAACGGTGA
- a CDS encoding methytransferase partner Trm112, whose translation MKESLLDILRCPLDKGELELEDPEYDDDGEEVIGGTLVCTDCGESYPIDDGIPNLLPPDMREETPA comes from the coding sequence ATGAAAGAGTCGTTGCTCGACATCCTCCGCTGTCCGCTGGACAAGGGGGAACTCGAACTCGAGGACCCGGAATACGACGACGATGGTGAGGAAGTGATCGGCGGGACGCTCGTCTGTACCGACTGCGGCGAATCGTACCCGATCGACGACGGCATTCCGAACCTGCTTCCACCGGACATGCGCGAGGAGACGCCGGCCTGA
- a CDS encoding SOS response-associated peptidase has translation MCGRYTLFVDPETLEERFDARIEGAYRKRYNAAPGQRLWVITDERPETIQRLEWGLRPSWADGDRVINARAETIDEKPTFRAAYRRSSEERERELETPAAGRCSLERSERELETPAAGRCLVLADGFYEWVDTDSGRQPYWIAFEDGRPFAMAGLWERRESDTDADTTQVGLDDFGGGLESGGQNDDEHPLETFTIVTTRPNDLVADLHHRMAVIPEAGTEATWLTDDHPQALLGPHPDSGMCAHPVSTRVNDPSTDEPSLVEPVEG, from the coding sequence ATGTGTGGCCGCTATACGTTGTTCGTCGACCCGGAGACGCTCGAAGAGCGGTTCGACGCGCGGATCGAGGGGGCCTACCGGAAGCGCTACAACGCCGCGCCGGGCCAGCGTCTGTGGGTGATCACCGACGAGCGCCCGGAGACGATCCAGCGACTCGAGTGGGGGCTGCGACCGTCCTGGGCCGACGGCGATCGAGTGATCAACGCGCGGGCGGAGACGATCGACGAAAAGCCGACATTTCGGGCGGCGTACCGTCGGTCTTCTGAAGAACGTGAAAGAGAGCTCGAGACGCCTGCGGCGGGTCGGTGTTCTCTTGAACGGAGTGAAAGAGAGCTCGAGACGCCTGCGGCGGGTCGGTGTCTCGTGCTGGCCGACGGCTTCTACGAGTGGGTCGACACTGACTCTGGACGGCAGCCGTACTGGATCGCGTTCGAGGACGGACGGCCGTTCGCGATGGCAGGGCTCTGGGAACGACGAGAGTCCGATACCGACGCTGACACCACACAGGTCGGACTGGACGATTTCGGTGGCGGTCTCGAGTCGGGCGGTCAGAACGACGACGAGCACCCACTCGAGACGTTCACCATCGTCACGACGCGGCCAAACGACCTCGTCGCCGACCTCCACCATCGGATGGCAGTGATTCCCGAGGCCGGTACCGAAGCGACGTGGCTGACCGACGACCATCCACAGGCACTCCTCGGGCCTCACCCAGACAGCGGGATGTGCGCCCACCCGGTCTCGACGCGGGTGAACGATCCTTCGACGGACGAGCCGTCCCTCGTCGAGCCGGTCGAGGGGTAG